The following is a genomic window from Longimicrobium sp..
GCGGGGGATGGCGAAGCGAGGGAGGCGGAGACGATGGGCGGGATGACGAAGACGGGCGGCAGCGGCGCGGGTTCCGGACGCGAGTGGCGGAGCGTTGCGACGGAGCCGATCGCGGTGATCGAAACCGCGCCGCAGAGGGCGTAGACGAGCGAGCTGTTCATCGGATCGGATGAGATCGGCATCGGGATGGAGCGGCTTCCGTATAACGAACCGATGCTCCGCCAACTGACGCGGGATCGTAATCTCCCGTCACCCTGCCATCGCAGATCCAGCGAAAGTCAGGGACGCGGGTCGATGGTGACGAGCACGCTGAACGACCCCAGCCACCGCCGCGCCAGCGCCGAGTACTTCCACGCCTCCAGGTCCGCGCGGTAGTAGCGGGCGGCGACGACGTAGCCGGAGCCGGCCACGCGCTCGGCGATCTGCCGCCAGCGCTCGGGCGGCATCAGGCGCTCGTTCCCCACGTCCTGGCGCGGGTAGCGGTCGCTGGGGATGGAGAAGACGACGGAGCGGCAGACACGCAGCTGCTCGCGGACCAGCCCGGCGATCGCGTCGTCGTCGAAGTGCTCCATCAGCCCCTGCGACAGCGAGACGCCGTACGCCCCGTCGCGGAACGGCATGCGGAAGGCGTCCGCCAGCACCAGCCGCGTCTTCGGCCCGAAGCGCTCCACGTTCGGGCGCGCGGCGCGCATGATCCGCGGGTCGTTGTCGATGCTGACCACGCGCTCCGCCCAGCGCGACAGCAGCGCGGACTGCGCCCCGCTCCCGATCCCCACCTCCAGGATCCCGCCCTTCGCCCGGCGCAGCACCGCGCGCAGCAGCTCCTGGTGGATCAGGTTGCGCTTCCAGAAGGTCAGCGGCCGGATCCGCTCCACGCGGAAGTTGTCCCAGTCCGCGGGGCGATGTGGCTC
Proteins encoded in this region:
- a CDS encoding class I SAM-dependent methyltransferase, which codes for MTEPHRPADWDNFRVERIRPLTFWKRNLIHQELLRAVLRRAKGGILEVGIGSGAQSALLSRWAERVVSIDNDPRIMRAARPNVERFGPKTRLVLADAFRMPFRDGAYGVSLSQGLMEHFDDDAIAGLVREQLRVCRSVVFSIPSDRYPRQDVGNERLMPPERWRQIAERVAGSGYVVAARYYRADLEAWKYSALARRWLGSFSVLVTIDPRP